One genomic segment of Ipomoea triloba cultivar NCNSP0323 chromosome 9, ASM357664v1 includes these proteins:
- the LOC116030032 gene encoding pentatricopeptide repeat-containing protein At1g10270 produces MTLYRILLRSLRRSSSNATTSVAAAARTQFISVNHLQNPSFLLPHRSFAFSSAEEAAAERRRRKRRLRIEPPLGALRRDSAPRPPPSDDPRSRLPDSTSALVGPRLNLHNRVQSLIRAGDLDSAAAVARHSVFSNTRPTVFTCNAIIAAMYRAGRYNDAKALFQYFFNQSNIIPNVVSYNNLIVSHCDSGEVDEAIKVYNHILENAPFSPSYVTYRHLTKGLINSGQINEAVDFLREMLNKGHGADSLVYNNLILGFLELGNLEKANELFDELKERCLVYDGTVNATFMDWFFKQGREREAMDSYKDLLDRKFRMVPATCNALLEVLLKHGRDKEALDLFDAMLDDHTPPVFQAVNSDTFNIMVNECFKLGKVSEAMDTFKKAGKSVKSKPFAMDVAGFNNMITRLCELEMMEEAEKYYTELCNKSLNPDVTTYRTMIEAYVKAEKIDGVLEKYTKMVEAGLRVIPVYANKWFNFLINKGKVLECVPILTKMGEREPRPDVMTYDIVIRALCQEGNYDASFNLLSQMVNYGVGLTSAFKEFVLEEFGKQGRRDEIDSLFSRNPTYFPNSRPRPPQVPRQAAAHQMPNHLSWQNQAMHQASQPTVMAGQGVSQIPGQPSGFAQMPRQSERYPQSAGHTTPPVMGGQGSTYNQMSGQSERYPQSAGHTTPPVMGGQGSYNQMSGQSERYPQSAGHTTPPVMGGHGSYNQMSGQSERYTQSAGHTTPPVMGGQGSAYNQMSGQTERPHWGFTPPSNVMGGQPHAFNQGSNFEQMSGQTGRPQWGQTPPSNFMGGEPRAYEQVQGHNVRPQFTEQASPPYFMEQQGGQTASGQIVGPHGAGHGSPHASTARQEAEVPQMAGRVAQFDSFGR; encoded by the coding sequence ATGACTCTGTATCGGATCCTCCTCCGCTCACTACGCCGTTCCTCCTCTAACGCCACCACGAGCGTTGCCGCCGCCGCCCGAACCCAGTTCATCTCCGTAAATCACCTACAAAATCCCAGCTTTCTTCTCCCTCACCGATCATTTGCCTTCTCCTCCGCCGAGGAGGCCGCGGCGGAGCGCCGTCGCAGGAAGCGCCGGCTCCGAATCGAGCCTCCACTCGGTGCCCTACGCCGCGACTCTGCTCCGAGGCCTCCTCCCTCCGATGATCCCCGGTCTCGCCTCCCTGACTCCACCTCCGCGCTAGTTGGGCCTAGACTGAACCTTCACAACCGCGTGCAGTCACTCATTCGAGCGGGAGACCTCGATTCCGCCGCAGCTGTTGCTCGTCACTCGGTGTTCTCAAACACTCGCCCCACAGTCTTCACCTGCAATGCCATTATCGCCGCTATGTACCGCGCCGGCAGGTATAACGATGCGAAGGCCCTTTTTCAGTACTTCTTCAATCAGTCTAACATTATTCCTAATGTTGTCTCCTACAACAATCTTATTGTTTCGCATTGTGATTCCGGCGAAGTTGATGAAGCCATAAAAGTTTATAATCACATACTTGAAAATGCCCCATTTAGCCCCTCATATGTGACTTATCGGCATCTTACTAAGGGTCTAATCAACTCAGGGCAGATAAATGAAGCTGTGGATTTTCTCAGGGAAATGCTCAACAAGGGTCATGGTGCAGACTCATtagtttacaataatttaattttagggTTCCTAGAATTAGGGAATTTGGAGAAAGCAAATGAGCTTTTCGATGAGCTTAAAGAGAGGTGCTTGGTTTATGATGGAACTGTGAATGCAACTTTTATGGATTGGTTTTTCAAACAGGGGAGAGAGAGGGAGGCTATGGATTCGTACAAGGATCTTTTAGACAGAAAGTTCAGAATGGTTCCTGCAACTTGTAATGCACTACTTGAGGTTTTGTTAAAGCATGGGAGGGACAAGGAGGCATTGGATTTATTTGATGCAATGTTGGATGATCACACACCCCCAGTCTTCCAAGCAGTGAATTCtgatacttttaatattatggTGAATGAATGCTTTAAATTGGGGAAGGTTTCAGAGGCTATGGACACTTTCAAGAAGGCAGGAAAGAGTGTTAAGTCAAAGCCTTTTGCCATGGATGTTGCAGGTTTCAATAATATGATCACAAGGCTTTGTGAGCTTGAAATGATGGAGGAGGCAGAGAAGTATTATACTGAGTTGTGTAATAAGTCTTTGAATCCAGATGTGACAACTTACAGAACAATGATTGAGGCCTATGTTAAGGCGGAGAAGATTGATGGTGTGTTGGAGAAGTACACAAAAATGGTGGAGGCAGGCTTGAGAGTCATTCCTGTTTATGCCAACAAGTGGTTCAATTTCTTGATTAACAAAGGTAAGGTCCTGGAATGTGTCCCAATTCTCACAAAGATGGGTGAGAGAGAACCAAGGCCAGATGTTATGACATATGACATTGTTATTAGGGCTCTTTGCCAGGAAGGGAATTATGATGCTAGTTTTAATTTGCTTAGCCAGATGGTGAACTATGGTGTTGGACTCACCTCTGCATTTAAAGAATTTGTATTAGAGGAGTTTGGAAAACAAGGCAGGCGAGATGAGATTGACTCACTATTTTCCAGAAATCCAACCTATTTTCCAAATTCACGACCTAGGCCTCCTCAAGTGCCTAGACAAGCTGCAGCTCATCAAATGCCAAACCACTTGTCATGGCAGAATCAAGCAATGCATCAGGCATCACAACCCACAGTCATGGCTGGACAAGGAGTTTCTCAAATCCCTGGGCAGCCGTCAGGGTTTGCTCAGATGCCAAGACAGTCTGAGAGATATCCTCAATCAGCAGGACATACAACTCCACCCGTCATGGGAGGACAAGGATCCACTTACAATCAAATGTCAGGACAGTCTGAGAGATATCCTCAATCAGCAGGACATACAACACCACCCGTTATGGGAGGACAAGGATCTTACAATCAAATGTCAGGACAGTCTGAGAGATATCCTCAATCAGCAGGACATACAACACCACCCGTTATGGGAGGACATGGATCTTACAATCAAATGTCAGGACAGTCTGAGAGATATACTCAATCAGCAGGACACACAACACCACCCGTCATGGGAGGACAAGGATCCGCTTACAATCAAATGTCAGGACAGACCGAAAGACCTCACTGGGGATTTACGCCACCATCAAATGTCATGGGAGGACAGCCACATGCATTTAATCAAGGATCCAATTTCGAACAAATGTCAGGACAGACTGGAAGACCTCAATGGGGACAGACACCACCATCAAACTTCATGGGAGGTGAGCCACGTGCATATGAACAAGTGCAGGGCCATAATGTAAGACCTCAGTTTACAGAACAGGCATCGCCTCCCTATTTTATGGAACAGCAAGGTGGACAAACGGCTTCAGGTCAGATTGTAGGACCTCATGGGGCAGGGCATGGATCACCACATGCTTCAACTGCAAGACAGGAAGCTGAAGTCCCACAAATGGCCGGAAGAGTAGCGCAGTTTGATTCTTTTGGTAGATAA